A single window of Channa argus isolate prfri chromosome 2, Channa argus male v1.0, whole genome shotgun sequence DNA harbors:
- the LOC137123003 gene encoding ephrin-B2a-like: MGRRTWSCGAVILLAIICPCCPVTLESIHWSSSNAKFTPGRGLVLYPQIGDKMDIVCPRADASSGEKEEFYRVFLVSRSQIESCTLDKADTPLLNCDKPHRDVKFTFKFQEFSPNLWGLEFLKGRDYYITSTSTGTVQGLDNTNGGVCRAKSMKLVLRVGQNSSDPPSVLQESPTRFPPTRPKAEDSSTKDKDISSKTGSETGQTNPSGSGGGGPEPGLFIWVVSSCVIVFLVIIILLVLLWRYHHRRRVPESQQSASVSLNTLTVPKRDSISSDNNGSDRSDVVFPLRASESMICRHYERVSSDYGAPVYIVQEITPQSPTNIYYKV, from the exons ATGGGGAGACGCACATGGAGCTGCGGTGCGGTGATTCTGCTGGCCATCATCTGCCCGTGTTGTCCCGTCACTCTGGAGTCCATCCACTGGAGTAGCTCGAATGCAAA ATTTACTCCAGGTCGGGGTCTGGTCCTGTATCCTCAGATAGGGGACAAGATGGACATTGTGTGTCCCCGGGCAGATGCTTCCTCAGGGGAAAAGGAGGAGTTCTATAGGGTGTTCCTGGTCTCCCGCAGTCAGATAGAGAGCTGCACCCTCGACAAGGCGGACACGCCCCTGCTGAACTGTGACAAGCCTCACCGAGATGTCAAATTCACTTTCAAGTTTCAGGAGTTCAGCCCCAACCTGTGGGGTTTGGAGTTCCTCAAGGGGAGGGACTATTACATCACCT CCACCTCTACAGGCACTGTGCAAGGTTTGGATAATACTAATGGAGGGGTGTGTCGAGCTAAATCCATGAAGCTGGTGCTGAGAGTCGGCCAAA ACTCTTCAGATCCACCGTCAGTGCTCCAGGAGTCACCGACCAGATTCCCCCCCACACGGCCAAAGGCTGAGGACTCCTCCACAAAAGACAAAGATATAAGCAGCAAAACTG GCTcagaaacaggacaaacaaaCCCTAGTGGAAGTGGAGGTGGAGGCCCTGAGCCAGGGCTGTTCATCTGGGTTGTCTCTAGCTGTGTGATTGTCTTTCTGGTCATCATAATTCTGCTGGTCCTGCTCTGGAGGTATCACCATCGTCGTCGTGTTCCAGAAAGCCAGCAATCTGCCTCAGTGTCACTCAACACTTTGACTGTGCCAAAGCGGGACAGCATCAGCAGCGATAACAATGGCTCAGACCGTAGCGATGTTGTCTTTCCACTGCGGGCTTCTGAGAGCATGATCTGTCGTCACTATGAGCGTGTGAGCAGCGACTATGGGGCACCTGTGTACATAGTGCAAGAGATAACACCCCAGAGTCCCACCAATATCTACTATAAAGTCTAA